Part of the Chanodichthys erythropterus isolate Z2021 chromosome 13, ASM2448905v1, whole genome shotgun sequence genome is shown below.
GTATCAAGTATCAGTATTAATTCTCCTTTCAGGGTCTCAATATGTGAAGCAATGCCTGTGGTCCAATTCTGGTCACAAAAACACCTTCCTTTTATTGTTGGCCATTTTTTCCTTCATTTCATGGTTTTCCTTCTGCATGTTTTCCATCTGAAAGTAGATCAGTAGATCTCAGTTGGTACTCTTCCTCAACTTTATCTATGTCTGATTCAATCTCCCAAATTTCTGAGAGGAGTTTCATGGTGATACTCTGCAAAGGAAAAATAGATGTCAACAAGATGGAAACCATTTCATCACAGTAGTTATGTACAGTTTCCTTTGCAGTCCATAGGCTTCTCCTAATTGGTTGGACAGTACCTTGATGGTGTTTTGGAGAATCTCGCACACTATGTGTCCACTGTAATACTCCTGCGGATCAAACTCTGTCTTGAGAGACTGAAACACTCCATTCATCACTCGCTTCACCTGCACATGATACACCAGCTCAGTTTTAGGTTTAGACTTTCCGAACAGCTTATTCTTTACCCCTTACCTGAATCGCCAACTGGGTCTCAAACTGCTTTTTCTTATTTTCTGATGTCTTCTTTAAATCCTcatactaaaatatataaaatgaaggTAAATGGGAAATTAAAGGGATGCATGACTAAGACAAAGGAGAGAACTATAGCAGTATTATAATCTACAAGGCAAACAAAGGAGAACGTAGGAATTTTGCACACAAGTTAAATTCACAAACTATTTCTTATTAAGTACGATATATTTTTATACCCTGTCTATCAGTCTGGACATTTACCCCCAGCTTCACAGTCAAGgattaagctagtcctagactaaaatgcatgtttgagctgcttTAACTAAAGGTaatttgcactgacatatcttaaaaaatgtcaagagccgttgttttgtctcaagatgcacaccagtaatgtcattttctagggtatgtttataaaagctacttaaataccttcattaaaataaagcctaatcctggcttagcctaaaccctgtctgtgaaaccgggccttagtcatcttattaaaggtgccctagaactttttaaaaaaagatgtaatataagtctaaggtgtcccctgaatgtgtctgtgaagtttcagctcaaaataccccatagatttttttatattaatatttataactgcctattttggggcatcattagaaacgagccgatttcaggttgcggcccctttaaatcgtgcggtctccgccccctcccgagctctcgactctatcacagcataaacaaagttcacacagctaatataaacctcaaaatggatctttacaaattgttcgtcatgcatactgaatgcatgcgtcggattgtgtgtgtattgtatttatctgggtgtttatatttgatattgaatgagtttgaggctatgctctgtggctaactggctaacactacactgttggagagatttataaagaatgaagttgtgtttatgaattatacagactgcaagtgtttaataatgaaaataacgacaactcttgtctccgtgaatacagtaataaacgatggtaactttaaccacattgaacagtacattagcaacatgctaacaaaacatttagaaagacaatttacaaatatcactaaaaatatcatgatatcatgaatcatgtcagttattattgctccatctgccatttttcgctgttttccttgcttgcttacctagtctgattattcagcagtgcacatccagacgttctgcccttgtgtaatgcctcaatcgtgggctagcatatgcaaatattgggggtgtacaccccgacttttatgtaacagtcggtgttatgttgagattgcctgttcttctgaggtcttttaaacaaatgagatttatataagaaggaggaaacaatggagtttgagactcactgtatgtcatttccatgtactgaactcttgttatttaactatgccaagataaattcaatttttaattctagggcaccttttaatGTGACGTTTTTATAGATTCTTGTTGTTGCAGCACGGTAAATGTTCCTTCCAGCATCATCTTCTCTTCTGTCAGTGCAGCAACACACATCCTTTTCCAGCTCAACTCAAACTACTACAACAAACTATACACACCTTTTCAGTCCTCAGATCTTGCATCTCCTCATCCATGTTTTGTATAATCGTTTCCATTTCTTTGCACTTCTGCTTCTCTGCCCTCCACCGCTGCTCAGACTGTTCTACTTGCTTCACAAGCTCTAAAAACACACACCAAAATGCACCAAACACTTCATATCAGTGGTTCTACAATTTTTTGTCTATTTTAACAGTTAGAAAttgtaaataaatcacaaagAACTGGAAAAGTCATGGGGCCTTTGAATATTTTTGAAGACAATAGAGGACCTTGGAGCCAAAAAGGTTAAGAACCACTTAGAAAACTTGTCCTACAATACAACTAACACCACTTTTATGGTTAAAAGTACCCCACATTTGAATACgagttaaaggggtggttgattatgatttcacttttttaactttagttaaaggtgccatcgaacgtttttttacaagatgtaatataagtctaaggtgtcccctgaatgtgtctgtgatttCAGCACAAaaaccccatagattttttttttattaatttttttaactgcctattttggggcatcattaactatgccctgattcatgctgcggcccctttaaatcttgcgcTCCACGCCCAAGAgctcgcgactgccttaaacagcataaagttcacacagctaatataaccctcaaaatggatctttacaaagtgttcgtcatgcagcatgtctaatcacgtaagtatagtatttatttggatgcttacatttgattctgaatgagtttgattgtgctccgtggctaaagctaacattacacactgttggagagatttataaagaatgaagttgggtttatgaattatacagactgcaagtgtttaaaaatgaaaatagcgacggctcgtctccatgaatacagtaataaacgatggtaactttaaccacatttaacagtacattagcaacatgctaatgaaacatttagaaagacaatttacaaatatcactaaaaataacatgatatcatggatcatgtcagttattattgctccatctgccatttttcgctgttgttcttgcttgcttacctagtctgttgattcagctgtgcacagatccagacgttaatactggctgcccttgtctaatgccttgaacatgagctggcatatttaaatattgggggcgtacatattaatgaccccAACTGTAACGTAActgtcggtgttatgttgagattcgcctgttcttcggaggtcttttaaacaaatgagatttatataagaaggaggaaacaatggagtttgagactcactgtatgtcatttccatgtactgaactcttgttatttaactatgccaagataaattcaatttttaattctagggcacctttaatgttgctgttagagcataaacaacatctgcaaagttacaattttcaaagttcaatgcaaagggagatattttctccagtttgaacaatgtaaggctgaacactgctactgacaatcgtcattttggctgcgtaagattctccagttttgttgtttttgatcaACTGAAGCGTGAAAgagttaaagctccgccctcttttggaaagcaactcatttgcatttaaagggacacacaaaaacggcgtgtttttgctcacacccaaataggggcaaatttgacaagctataataaatgatctgtggagtattttgagctgaaacttcacagacacattctgaggacaccagagacttaaattacatcttgtgaaaggagTCCCCTTTAAAACCTGAATGAAACTTTGGGATCACCTTTCACTTGTTCCTGCAGAAGGCTGATCTGAGCACAGTGCTTGTGTTTGTCCTCCAGGGCCGCACTGAGATCAGTCTGAATCTCTGTCACCATCAGCTGGAGATTCACCATTTCCTGCTGCAGCTGATATGCTTGTGTGGTGGAGGAACTCAATTCCTTGGATAAATGAATCTGAAGAGAAAGGAAATAAACAAATCAAGGTTCACCAGCACACACCTGCAAGAAGACCAAAATGAAACACAGCAACCAATTAAACATAAATCAAATAAGTTTaacataaataacattataatatagtGAGCCAATAAGCCAGCACAGCATAATTTAGCAAATCTGTATATACCTTTCCCTGTTCATCCTGAAGGCGGCGAGTCTGAGTGTGTTGCTGCTCCATATTCCTGCACACACAGAGTAAACCATTTGGTTGTGTGTCAATGTTTGGGTATACTGTTTTTGCAGGCTTTTTTGCCTTTAATCTGATTGGAAAGCAGGAAATTGCAGTGTGAAAAAGGGGGATGAACACCTCTTATTCTGTCCACTCAGCTCCCCTGTTTTGTGGTTCTCTTCCTCCACTTGTGAACTCTTCTCCAGAACCTCATTCTTCAGAGCCATGCTCTCCTTACACAATAAAACACAGATGTCATTTAGAAGGAAATTTATACACATCTAAATACAATTAAAGTACAGAAAGTATCCTTAAATCCAAACCTGAATGATTCTCTGAATGTTGTGCAGGATCTTATTTGTTTCTAAGGAGACAGATGAGAGTCCAAAAGAGAAGCGACCCTCTTTTTGCAACTCGTCCACCTAAAAACGATTttaaaaatttagttttttactttaataatcataagaaacaatattaaaaaatctATATTGCACAAATGTACCTTGCAGGTGAGTAGGTCCATCCTGTGCGCCACCTTTTCTATAGCCAGCAGAATTTCTGTGTTATGCTGGCGAGCCTCAGACATCAAGAATGTTGTAATATCAGGTGCTATAGTTTAATACAAAACTCAGGCAGTGACAACATGCATGATAATCAACTGATCAGCAAAATAAATTagcaaatattttctttatggAAGTTTGAGAGAGTTCATGGCTCAAGTCTTACTTTGGTATGGAATATGGGATGGGCAGATTGAGGGAAATGAATTTAGCTGTGATGAAAAATATGGATTTTGTCTGAAGGAATATGGCTGTTGACcccaaaaaatgaatgaataaataaaatcttatgAACATACACTataattcaaaagtttggggttcttgaaagaagtatcttatgatcaccaatgctgcatttatttgatcaaaaatatgataaaaacagtaatactgtttaataatattatcacAAAggctattttatatattaatatatttttaaatgtaatttattcttgtgattgCAAAGCCAAATTTTCAGTATTCCAATCTTCAATGTCACaagcttaagaaacatttcttattatcaatattttgattaatttaatgcatccttactgcATAAAAGCATTACTTTCTTCCTAAACAAAtcctactgaccccaaacttctgaatggtggtgtataacataacataatatataatataatataataaataaaacgaaTTGTACTTCTAAAATATAACAATGGATCTCACCTGAAAGCCTTGAGTAATATCCGGGTCTGCGTGAGGTGGCACTGCTTCCTGTTTCTGAGCATCATCAGGCTGACACAACACTAAAACAAAGACCAGTACATGACAGCAAAGAAACAGTTAGGTCTAATATAAGGAAGAGTTAACTAATACTGATTAGGAGATTATTTGTGATTGTTTTCACACATACAAGATGGAGGACTGCATGGCATTTGTGCAGGTTTTGGGGAAGGTGAATGTGAAGGAGAGAGATCACAGGTACGTCCAGATTCACTGACATCCTACACAGAGACATATCTGGGAGTTGTAGTTCTACTTCATAATACATTCAGGAAACAAACCTGAGATTTAAATAACTCCCCAATTCTCCTTACCTCTGTTTCTGAATCACTGGGGTCGGGCTGAGCTGGAATGGCCCCAGTGAGAAATGGAAGCATGGCTTGACCCATCTTGGCTATACGTGACATCAGCCTGGCTTTGGATGCACCTGAAGtctacaaaaaagaaaaaatatagttGGAGCTTCAGCATTTTGGCCTTTACTTTAGGCATATGGCATCTGTCTGTTTACTGTTGTTAAAGGAAATACTACTCACTGTCAGGTTTTCACTTACAGATTCCACCTTCCCCTTACGAGCTTGGtctctaaaaataaatttcaataAATTGTATAAATTCATAGGAATCAGCTCATGGATGCGTGTCTAGAGACACTTAATTAAAACAGCCTTATCACATAATCTTCATTCTTGGTTTAACCTTTAACCTCTATGtacacagcaaaaaaaaatgtatttatgagtattttaacttttttttaaagtttaaagtttaatTCTCTTTAATTTTTTCTTCTCAGCATAAACCTTCGATTAATCATGACCAAATCGATCAATCGTGATTAATCAcctctaacataaaagtttgttaaAATAACGATAAAAtgacatataaaaaaaatggcaaaaaactcttggattttctcaaaaatatcttaatttgtgttctgaagatgaatgagggtttggaactacatgaggttgagtacttaataacataaatttcatttttgggtgaactgacacTTTAAAAATTCTAAATTTAGTACATAGGTTATGCTGTCTGTACACACTTTGACTCCTCTGTATCGGTTGTGACCAATTGGCTGGTGTTTTCTTCATTTCTCAGAATGTCTGAACAGGTTCCTGGAGATGTACTGAAGGTGTCAACTGATCCCCCACTATGTCGCTCTTTGGAGAATTTAACCTACATGCAGATAAATagacagatttttaaaaaaaaaaagcggtgAGAGAGACTAGAAATGTTTGCTCTGGTATCTTAAA
Proteins encoded:
- the fkbp15a gene encoding FK506-binding protein 15, which codes for MEKIKDIIPDYHDGDFLCPKSGAKLASLFGLDRAESQGNESFQFTAPKQPKKTCAILGPPPQKPAPPPCAPAVMFATAVHAFCFVNGQYVKQGKIGAAVLGNHVTKEYKILLYGSKQKPITTARIHRGFVLTVQPCNYVTFYDDQQQSWSLMFDSEKSRPEFCKEVCVARWNSEASSDSLVTQDLVQGEGQAVDVGDTVEVAYSGWFLQNHSLGQIFDSSLGKEKLQRVKLGAGKALRGWEDGMLGMQKGGRRLLIVPPSMVSKGVPNHVPENSTLVFDVEIHRVKFSKERHSGGSVDTFSTSPGTCSDILRNEENTSQLVTTDTEESKDQARKGKVESVSENLTTSGASKARLMSRIAKMGQAMLPFLTGAIPAQPDPSDSETEDVSESGRTCDLSPSHSPSPKPAQMPCSPPSLLCQPDDAQKQEAVPPHADPDITQGFQPYSFRQNPYFSSQLNSFPSICPSHIPYQTPDITTFLMSEARQHNTEILLAIEKVAHRMDLLTCKVDELQKEGRFSFGLSSVSLETNKILHNIQRIIQESMALKNEVLEKSSQVEEENHKTGELSGQNKRNMEQQHTQTRRLQDEQGKIHLSKELSSSTTQAYQLQQEMVNLQLMVTEIQTDLSAALEDKHKHCAQISLLQEQVKELVKQVEQSEQRWRAEKQKCKEMETIIQNMDEEMQDLRTEKYEDLKKTSENKKKQFETQLAIQVKRVMNGVFQSLKTEFDPQEYYSGHIVCEILQNTIKSITMKLLSEIWEIESDIDKVEEEYQLRSTDLLSDGKHAEGKP